The DNA region TTACTTTGTTATTGTTTGCCGATAAAGTTTTGAATTACACGCTAttgaaatgatttattttactgTTGGTTCGAGTACTATCATTTGGCCCGTATAATGAATAAACAATCGATGTTAATAGTTATATTTCATAGTAAATAGCGTTTTTTCACGGTAGTAGCTTCAACGGTAATCATTTTTCATGGGGCGATtagggaaaaaatttttttttttatttttaattacgtATATTGACTTTGGCAAAACTATCCGCATGATGttttatatctataataaataaaaatttataaaatgaagagGGACAACTACTTGAGGGAACATCTACGTCACTATGCTAGCTGAAGAATACCTGGACAACTTCTCTGTCATTTGCTGTTTTTTGAAGGTCAATTTTTGGATACAAGAAAATCAACTATTTGGAGCTATTGGATTTTCATCTACTTCAAgatttttcaagattttcaaCACTTCATCATTTGCAGTTCTACAAGACTTCAAGATATTTTCGATTTCCTCAAGATACCTCAAGACTTCAATGTTTTCTGaagcattttaaaattttcaacacttCAAGATTATCAAGACTTAGATTCTCAAGATTTTCAAGATATtcaattcatattttaaaatttccagCACTACAAGATTATCAAGACTCAGGATACCTCAAGAGACCTCAAGATTCCTCAAGATTCCTCAAGATACATCAAGCCTAATATTTtcaggatttttttattttcagcacTTCAAGATTATCAAGACTCAGGATACCTCAAGAGACCTCAAGATACTTCAAGACTTCAATATTTtcaggatttttttattttcagcacTACAAGATTATCAAGACTCAGGATACCTCAAGATTCCTGAAGATACTTCAAGCCTAATATTCtcaggatttttttattttcagcattttaaaattttcagcacTACAAGATTATCAAGACTCAGGATACCTCAAGATTCCTCAAGATACTTCAAGCCTAATATTTtcaggatttttttattttcagcattttaaaattttcagcacTACAAGATTATCAAGACTCAGGATACCTCAAGAGACCTCAAGATTCCTCAAGATACTTCAAGCCTAATATTTTCaggattttaaaattttcagcacTTCAAGATTATCAAGACTCAGGATACCTCAAGATACCTCGAGATTCTCCAGGATACCTCAAGATATCTCAAGATACCCCAGGATCCTTTAAGATATCTCAAGACACTTCAAgactttaatattttgaagATTTTATAGTATAAGCGTCTCACAgtgaatcaaaattaaaaatgtcctATCACAGCGAGTGATAGTGGCATAGTGAATTAGGCTAAAAAATGTTTCATGAGTAGATAagtatagattttttttttttttcttacgtAAGCGTCGGCTGATCAGTACTTGCTGCCATGAGCGCAATCGAAACGAATAATTCTAGCTGCAGTTAGATAGCGTGCGAAAAGCGAGCCCAAAGCGTAAGCGTGATAAGAGTGGATTAGGTCTACCGGAGAAaccactgaaaaaaaaacgagccaAAGATGTCTTACCTCTTGGGTGGCTGGGAAAAGACACGTGTATTATTGacattaatgatttatttatctctTCATAGTTGGACtctgatttaataatatactcattatatttttttgcctAGAAACTAATAcgttttcatttaaaaaatttaaaaactcgcaaatgattaattttttttctatcaataacTAATGCTTGGCCCactatagaattttttttgccCTTATTAAAGcctctctttatttttctcgACAAATGTTACCAATATCTAGCCTTTTTTTCGgagttttttttgaaaaataaataattagcaataaataattctcGATTATCATCAAAAGACTTGTATGGTGATTTAAATGACGATAATGATTCTGATAAAAACACAAtacaagtataataaaataaaataaataaaactagcAACTGACTAATTTCTTTATAACTCTTCATGgaaatgaattgaaaaaacgaaaaaaaatttcaaatgtaaattaaCAACTATAGAAATTGATaagtagaaaaattttaaatcatattttattatgaaaaaaaaaaatagcttataaataattattaacacaatttaattatcattatattactttaatttttttatttatttaaattaaaaaaaaaaaataataatatacgatttaaaaagaaaaaaataggtcaggataataaatataaacttttcatttattaatttctagtttctttattaatttcataaagCAATACAATGCACCTGATATATTCAATCCATATATTgtccacatattatttttgtttttatattaaattgcagttaacaattttttttattaaattaaattttaaaatgattctTTTCTTTCGTGAGTTGTATTTTTCCAACAAGAAAATatcacaaaatatttttattttctttctacATCTGtcaacttgtttatttaaatcataaatgtatttttttttatttatttttatattaatttgtcgTTACAATATCTTGTCTCACTGATTtctatcatatatatatttctttctatATTGTGATTATTACATTTTATGTGGACTCAAATTCCTCATTACAAATGACAATACATAATCAATAATTCATCTCAAAGGCAtgataattatacattatCAATATCCTACATTTTTATACAGTACtgttaacttaaaaaataaaacattgtcagacaattaaaaatattttgtataataaaaaaattagaaacttgataaaaattatttcattcataattttatctCACTAtgagtatttaattattataatgattaatcaGTTTTACGAAGAAATacagatgataaaaataaaactcaacTTGACTTGtactaaaattaatgaatcaatAGAAACtcatgattttcttttttcttattctgGCAAGAATTTTAAGCTCttgaaaatttctaaaataacttaaaattgttttaacaattatttttttttaaacataatattGCTCCAAAATATTGATTACATATTAAACTGACtaaatcaattgttatttttaaaaaagaatataatttaaaaataatattagtaaattaaaaacttttttattttttatttttataaataaaataaaacgacaAAAGCGTCACTCGTTATAATAActgagataaaaatatatacttaaatgcattttttttttgttcaataaaatgGAATTGAGccgagtaaataaaaatatttaaaaaaaaatcattacaaaataattattgatttaaaataaattgtaaaaaaaaaaaaaagtataaattggATATAGTCAACAACATTGTCTACATAATAATACATGTTATCTTATTATATTCAAAGATAGTAcgcaaattattatatatatataatgtcaaatattaattagactattattactattatttaaacaatatatatcagtgtataattaattaattattaattatattatctatGTGCACATGCCgcattcataaattaattaatttaatttatctataagTTTAATgacttaataaattattaactattgTTTATGACGATTTTAATTATAGACggtattttctattattatatttacatttacataacatttttttttttcaataatatttatgcctttgatgatttgtttttttcttttgttcaattattttattatcattattaaattaattagtcaattcggttaattaataatactaattaattcaattttgtgtcgttttttttttattattaacaatttttttttctaaacaagttttattgtttttttgaaggttttttttttagaataaactAAAGTAAACTTTGTACATGCAATGTAAAGTATTAAtggaattgtttttttttttttttttcagtatttaGAACACTTACTTTTAATTAGTCTTTTGGGACATTTTTTTATGTCCAGTATTATCTGAGTTTAAGAGTCAAtcagtcattatttttttttagttatttttttttctttttcttttcttaaaaatactacacatggatttattttttaatacatttttttttatgcagtATATATAACCGTGTGTCAAAATCCATTtaactgttttattttattttttttcaattttttactaAAGCTCAAACTGGCAgtatgacattttttaaaattaaatcatctattttttttttttgttttttttattaataattttatataattattcatttacgcgatatatatattattttttttttaaattccaaaatttaataattttatcatttagaattgctgatttatttttatgtaattaaatttttctgttaatacttattatttttaaatcactcaaaaaattacagtgattgttatgtttttttttttttattaatatattttctaaaatcaataaaaaataattaaaaaaatattttaaattgattgttttgtAAACGTCATAAGAACATGATTAGCTGGGCAAGATTTGACaatgtgttattatttttttgctcattTAAAAACACAGCTAcagtatttctattttattgaattttttctcaatggAGATTGTAATTAAGTATCGAAATTTCGattgtaataattagatatgtttttttttttttttatctatataataaatatttatataaattgtttttttttttgaacaaaaatCATAGGTGGTAGGAGTCTGTTGTTGCTATAATATCTATGTATTATAATTTCGAATATAATTTCGATAGTTTGGACtggatttataatattttcataacattatatattcaacttAATTTTTAAGGCTCGTATTTTTTCGtcatctattttattataaaaaaaaacaaacaaatattgattgaattttttttctatatatataaaatggaaTGTTGattggaaaaatgaaaatttcataatgaaattaaatatatactttgaactttttcataatatattgtgtatcaaacaatataataatgataataaaataataatttgtcttATTTTGCTAaagacatgtttttttttgttttttaaataattaacaattatttataatatacaataatgatacttaaaaaataatgttgttaaagaatgataataattttaacgaatgtaaaaatttaaatgatttgttgttgttatagcGAGTATATCAAAACAAAAGAGAAAAgcatgatatatttttttattatactcttCGTACTTTAGCTCTTTCACCAGTATTATTAtcacgatgatgatgatgatgttgattattatttttaccatgaCGTTCACGTTCACGATCATCTTTTCTCAATTGTTTACTTGGCTCGCGTATATTTGTCTGTCAGTTGGCATAATGATCAAATGAACCCAAATATTCTAAACTAGCACGATAacaaaattgatattgatccTCAGTTTGTACCATTGCTGGACGTTGTGTACGTAAAATTCTAACAGTttgaaatatatcaacaacTCCTTCATATTGCATACGTTCTAAAACAATACTTAATGTTATAAATACACCAGTACGTCCAACACCAGCACTACAATGTACTGTTATTGGTCCATCTTGGCCAAATTGTTCTTTTGTTTTATGTACTTGtccaataaaatcaataaaaccaTCACCAGATTTTGGTACACCTTGTTCTGGCCaatcaataaattgaaattgtcGTACAGTACGACTAGCACCATCACGTGCATCTGTTACTTTAAATTCACGTAATATATATTGTGGCATATTATATTCAGCAATTGGATCAACAACAAAACATTGATAACGTATTGATCTATCTGATGGCCAATATTGATGACATTTTTCACGTcccatttcttttaattttgttaacataacaacaattgttgaattatGTTCCCAAAGCATACGCCAAAAATCATCAGTTGTATCATTAAGTGGTCCTTGTGTTGCAATATATGCTGTACGATAACGATAACCATCAATGAGACTTGCATTTATATAATCAGAACCTTCAATATTACGTTGTGGTTGTAAACATGCACGTGTACATTCATATGGTAATATATGTACAAGAcgatttttatgtttattacaTGGTAAATTTGCTGATATAAAACGTgttgaatcatttttaatatttgataattttttaaattcaagttcCATACCagttaaattatcaagttcagcttgcattaatttttgtatatgtgAATGTAAATTTCTTGCTGGTATTTCTGTATTACCAGATACAACTGCTTCAAGTAATGCatcatgtataaatatatattgatctTCAGTTTGTACCATATAATTACGTTGTGCACGTAAACATGTTACATGTCCATAaatatcaatcattttttcatgtttaataCGTTCAAGCATtgaatcaataacaataaaacaacCAGTTCTACCAACACCAGCACTACAATGTACAACAAGTGGTCcagaatcatttaaattaagtGTTTTAACACGAcgtaaaaattgtaaaaatggtGCTGGATGTTCTGGTACACCATGATCTGGCCATGCTGTAAATTGTAGTTGTTTTATTTCACGTCTTTCAGAATAACCATTTCTACATACTTGAAATGTTCTTATTGAATATGTTGCTAATTCTTGTACATCACTTATTGTTATTGTCATTTGTCCATATGTTTCTGATCCACGTGTTGGCCAATATTGATCACATTTAATACGTGTTCTTTCTTCAAGTTTAGTCATCATAACAATTGTACTTGTTCTTAGTTCCCAACACATACGCCAAAAATCAGCAAATGTTTCTTGTAATGGTCCTTGTGTTGCAACATATGCATTTTGTTTTCTATAACCATCACAATAATTTGCATTGATATAATCAGAACCAGATATACCATCAATTGTTTGTAATATAACACGTGAATGATCATATGCAATAACATTTGCATAACGATTttttgatgtatttatttCCATATTTGAATGATCCCATGTAAATTGTTGTCCTGGTTCAATTGATTCATATTCTTgactgaattttaaattatcatttgattttaaacGTTCAATATGATTACCAAGTTCACTTATTGGTATTGGTGGATGTGATATCATACCAGGTGTTTGAAAATTAAGTCTTCTCATTTCAACTGGATCAGATGGTGCATGACTTGAGCTTATATCTGCTGCCATTAATGGTCTTGTAACAGCTGTTTGATCTGGTGTTTTACATGGTTGTCTacgttttttaataacaaataataatacaagaaaTACACTTGTCATTAGAGCAGCAATAATTGGTCCCACAACCCATACCATACCTGGTTCTTGTCCACTATTTGTAACAGATATTTCTGGATTACCATCAACTGGATTATTTGGATTTGGTCTACTTGGTGGATCACCAGCTGGTACTTCACGCATATCAAGTGATAAATATTCAGAAAATGGTGATGatgtatataaatgttttttaggTGTATCAACAATTGCACGTACAAATATTCTATAACGTAGTTTAAGTTTTAATTTACGATTTTCAAAACCTTCATAAATATCACCACCACCTAATTGAAATGTATATGGTATTGTTCTGTGTGAAAATTTAGCAGCAATATATGGTGATTTATCAGTtacttgttgctgttgttgtagttgttgatttaatattgttgatgattctttatttattgttgttgtcgttgttgttgttataataTCCTCGGTAAATTCATCTGGTGATTTATTTGCTGTTGATGGATCTTCAggtacaacaattaaataataatatgcaaTTGGTCCATATTCTTCGGATGCTTGTGGTAATATAACTTGTATTTCTTCACCTTTAACAACACCATAAAAATCTGGTTTAACCATTGGTTTTGGTGCAGCCATTTCAGTTGTAACTGTTATTTTAGCTGGTGGTTTATATGTATTATCAGCTGATACAGCACTTACATTAACATTATATGTTGTAAATGGttgtaaatcatcaattgttgatgttgttaaaTGTGCTTCAATTGGTAATGTACGTGGTAATATTTTACCAGTTTGTGTTATACCTTGTGAATCAACAAATTCTTTAATAGcatcaaatgatattttataacttATTGGATTAAGTCTTATTGGTGGTGTCCATGATAATGTCATTGAATGTGTTGATGTATCAGATGCACGTAAATTAAGTGGTACATCTTCTGGTTTAACTTTAACAGTTACTTTTTGACTTAATCTACCAAGACTATGTCCTTTATATCTAGCAGCAACAGCAATTGCATATTCAGTATCACGTTCAAGATTTTCTAAATCAGCTGATTCAGTTAAACCAATTAGTTTTTGTTTCCATTCATCAAGATCCTCAACAGCAgtcattgtataaaaaattttataaccaattattttatcacgaTTTGGTACTGGTTCCCACCATACTTCAACATTTGATTCTGATGTTGCAATTGCTTTAACATACATTGGTGCACGTCCAATATCTTTTTctgtaataattgttattttttcagaaaatgGACCAGCACCACGTGATGTATGTGCTCTAACATGAAATACATATTCAGTTGCTTCTTCAAGATTTGTAAATACAGCTCTTAATTGTGTTGTATTTCTTTCTTCAATTGTactatgatcattttttttatgaaattcaaCATCATAACGTATTATTTTACCATTACGATGATGACGTAATGGTTTATCCCATGTAACACATACTGTATCTGGTGTTTGAAAATgatatgataaatttgttgGTGGTGCTGTTGGTTCACCCTCTGGACTTTCCCAATAACGTACTGTTTCTTGTCCAAtaccattttgattttttccagCAACATGAAATTCATAATGTACACCTCTTTCAACTTCTTCAATTCTATATGTATATTCATTTggattatcaataaaattttcttttaatgtttgatttttaacaccatgttttattaaatatccCATTAATTTTCCAGCAGATTCACTTGGTTTTGCCCATTCTAATTCCAATGTTATTGGATCTTGTTTAATAaccctaattaattttaaaatatataatttattattataaatccttgttattaaattataattattattttaatagaaataatatttatgagaTAATCTGGATGGTGGGATTAACTTACTTAACATTTAGTTGAGGTCTATTTGGTACACCTCCGGGAGTTCTAACATGAACAGGAGCTGAACGATCACCATCTCCTCTTCTAGTTACAGCTGCAACTTGTACGTGATATTTTGTGTCTGGTTGTAAACCAGTTACATCGATTGACAATACTTCACCCTCTTGTACTTCACGTCTTATTGGCTCGTTGAGTAAATCTTTGccctttttaataaaatattaataattaatatcaagttAATGTCATtcgttttattaaaaaagcaatattattaattatttaattattaaactaattattattattattattgtctttCATACTTCTTCTCTAACTTCTTGAATATGAACATGATAACCTCGTATAACACCATTTTGATCATTTATTCTTGGTGGCTTCCATTTAACTCTAATTGTCGTTGAATTAATTGCTGTTGCAGTAACATCCTGAGGATTTCCGGGCACtgtgaaatattaattaaatattagcaATTTGAAtacattgattatttatatataaaacaatttttttttcaacacattGATCCACACAATCAttcatacaaaaatttttttataattaatcaagtatgattgtatatatatttgatgaaaataataataaacataaaaatcaacttataaaataatataattaataaataataaatataattaaattatttaattttgttagttaaataaaataatataaaaaaacaattatttcacTTGAGaggtttttataattaatacaaatattgttgaagtttaaattattttttggaaagacaaaaaatactaatttaaCACATTCAAGTTTTGACTTCAAGTAATAATGAATTTGTACTTGATTACAatgtaaataacaaaaaaaaaaaccaactaaTTTTATGGTCAGTTGTGAAATTAGAAGATAGATATTtgcagaagaaaaaaataggaaaaaaaaatctcactGATGGATAAAGTATTACGGGTAAATTCATCAAgtgaatatacaaattaattattttttttcttaattctcTCAAGTGttgtggagaaaaaaaaaaacaaattaaaaaaaattacacaagaaagttataatcaatataaaaaaaataatattaaacataaaaaaattcattttataaaattataaattaaaaaaaaaattccagactaattaataataataataaaaaaataaattaaaagaaaataaaaaaaattacattcaaattcacaattaaacaaaaacagtatcataaaattaaatctctatatttcaagtatttttaaggCTTATCAGCCTCATCCCCTTATTTTCATCACCACACAACATTACTTGTACAATATCTAGACCTACCCCTCCAACCCATTTTGCGCACCCTCTTTCCGCcctttttcatttgaataccAATagtatttatatctttttttttttttcttccttttttttacgTGAATAAAGTCGTTTGTTTACTTCTTGATGTAATACTTGAAATGAAATACTTGTATATGCCATAAATACGTACAAATTTACAcaatgaacgaaaaaaaaatttaaaaaaaaaattaaataaaaatgaatggaCAATAATATTCTCACCGACGATACTATTGGAGAGTCCAtgatgagtaaaaaaaaaaaaaatgcgaagattatattttttgttaacttGATATTAGTTagcaaattattttgataaacacgaatataatattaaatgtgtGTGCAATTTAATTAAGCtgtgtaaatattaattacaatacgtcaagaaaaaaaaatttaataaataaaataaattgcatattatgtgcttgatatatttttgttaaaagtgTATTACTATTATTCACAATTCAtgcttatttatatttttttttctatataatttaataatatataaaggCATTTTGCGTTTAATGAATATACCaatgtttatattaataacaaattaaattataaaaaataatatttgccCGTCATGGACAATCCAGTATCCGACGATAAACAACTTATttcacaaatttaaaaaattgacaaaaaaaaataatatatatataaaataataaacaagtcaGTCATAGATATAaacacaatataaaaataattaatttacgatATTAGCAATGCCTACCTACAATATTTTTCGCGAGCAATTAAATTACACAGCTACTacgtttcaaaatttaatgaacttttaattgtattgtattgtttttttttattttctaagtaaataataatctgGCATAATATATTAGCAacagaaattttaataattaattatattcgTTTGCATATAATAATATGGATCATACTGTGTTTTGCATatattagttgaaaaaatacagtcaataatttattctGTCGAATATTTTGTCGACTGGTTacttaaatattgattattatcagcaacattgctatttttttttatgcttacATATTAAAGCAATTGCCACAATAGTCGTCAACGTCTTACAATTGTAGTTACAATATATTTACGTTATAGCCAACAAACGATCTTTGcgttttttgcaattttttatacaagcTTTTACACaggtttatatttattttactattttttttttcttttcatttttaagtTAGTCTTGCAATTGTAATGagggtaataataataataattacagttatctttttattttattttttaatcaattaattttttaattttaaaaagttttcgTCAACAGTCATgtcgagtttaaaaaaaaaaaaaaaattatatatatcaacttCCAACAATTTCAAGTGccaatgaattaaattattcaattatcttatattttatttaaatgcacagaaataatttaattttgtccctgttcattttttt from Aphidius gifuensis isolate YNYX2018 linkage group LG5, ASM1490517v1, whole genome shotgun sequence includes:
- the LOC122858016 gene encoding tyrosine-protein phosphatase Lar isoform X10: MTPIFLVLLMAIDPMIAQSHVGPPEILMRPQSQHVKAGGIASFYCRAHGAPPPQIHWRKKGKKVSSQSRYHMKTYDDGALLRIDPVRDKKDDTTWECVAENGVGDAVTAEAQLSVHEPDNVPVGFPVITQSPTTKVVEMGHNAVLSCTAIGSPTPVISWIRNMLPINTSNPRYTVLDSGALQIDASEVEDQGQYECVANNTVGTEYSGAIQLYVRVRRLLPTFSIRPPPSSEVMMGASLNLTCVAVGAPMPYVKWRKEPATDMTPDDKLPIGKNVLMLTDIKESANYTCIAASDLGVIETVSMVKVQSLPGAPENVQVSEITATSVKLTWSYKRPDELQYYVIQHKPKHANQAFAEISGITTMYYHVRSLSPYTEYELYVIAVNAIGRGPRSHPVVVTTGETRPGSAPRNLQVRPLSSSTMIIQWEEPETPNGQVTGYKVYYTTDLNQPMALWQHQVVNNNQLTTISDLIPHTMYTIRVQALTSVGPGPLSQAKQIKTQQGVPSQPENLSVVETGESSVTLQWSKPAHSAENILSYELYWNDTYAKEKHHRKLPVTTNYTLTGLYPNTLYYVWLAARSQRGEGATTIPYEVRTKQYVPGAPPRNVSGRALSTTAIEVTWAPPSIESANGRIVYYKLMVVETGRSDSEARVIKLNDTKFILDELKKWTAYRIWVVAGTSVGDGPPSYPINVKTYEDEGKMPGNPQDVTATAINSTTIRVKWKPPRINDQNGVIRGYHVHIQEVREEGKDLLNEPIRREVQEGEVLSIDVTGLQPDTKYHVQVAAVTRRGDGDRSAPVHVRTPGGVPNRPQLNVKVIKQDPITLELEWAKPSESAGKLMGYLIKHGVKNQTLKENFIDNPNEYTYRIEEVERGVHYEFHVAGKNQNGIGQETVRYWESPEGEPTAPPTNLSYHFQTPDTVCVTWDKPLRHHRNGKIIRYDVEFHKKNDHSTIEERNTTQLRAVFTNLEEATEYVFHVRAHTSRGAGPFSEKITIITEKDIGRAPMYVKAIATSESNVEVWWEPVPNRDKIIGYKIFYTMTAVEDLDEWKQKLIGLTESADLENLERDTEYAIAVAARYKGHSLGRLSQKVTVKVKPEDVPLNLRASDTSTHSMTLSWTPPIRLNPISYKISFDAIKEFVDSQGITQTGKILPRTLPIEAHLTTSTIDDLQPFTTYNVNVSAVSADNTYKPPAKITVTTEMAAPKPMVKPDFYGVVKGEEIQVILPQASEEYGPIAYYYLIVVPEDPSTANKSPDEFTEDIITTTTTTTINKESSTILNQQLQQQQQVTDKSPYIAAKFSHRTIPYTFQLGGGDIYEGFENRKLKLKLRYRIFVRAIVDTPKKHLYTSSPFSEYLSLDMREVPAGDPPSRPNPNNPVDGNPEISVTNSGQEPGMVWVVGPIIAALMTSVFLVLLFVIKKRRQPCKTPDQTAVTRPLMAADISSSHAPSDPVEMRRLNFQTPGMISHPPIPISELGNHIERLKSNDNLKFSQEYESIEPGQQFTWDHSNMEINTSKNRYANVIAYDHSRVILQTIDGISGSDYINANYCDGYRKQNAYVATQGPLQETFADFWRMCWELRTSTIVMMTKLEERTRIKCDQYWPTRGSETYGQMTITISDVQELATYSIRTFQVCRNGYSERREIKQLQFTAWPDHGVPEHPAPFLQFLRRVKTLNLNDSGPLVVHCSAGVGRTGCFIVIDSMLERIKHEKMIDIYGHVTCLRAQRNYMVQTEDQYIFIHDALLEAVVSGNTEIPARNLHSHIQKLMQAELDNLTGMELEFKKLSNIKNDSTRFISANLPCNKHKNRLVHILPYECTRACLQPQRNIEGSDYINASLIDGYRYRTAYIATQGPLNDTTDDFWRMLWEHNSTIVVMLTKLKEMGREKCHQYWPSDRSIRYQCFVVDPIAEYNMPQYILREFKVTDARDGASRTVRQFQFIDWPEQGVPKSGDGFIDFIGQVHKTKEQFGQDGPITVHCSAGVGRTGVFITLSIVLERMQYEGVVDIFQTVRILRTQRPAMVQTEDQYQFCYRASLEYLGSFDHYAN